Genomic segment of Streptomyces zhihengii:
GGTGGCAGGGGCGGACAGGGCGTCGGCCAGGTGATCAACGAGGTGGCTGACCGTCGGTTCGTTGAACAGCACGTTCACGTTGATGGAGAGATCGAGGAGTTGCTCCAGGCTCTGACGTATCTCGGTCAGCCGCAGCGAGGTGAGGCCGAGATCGAAATAGCTGATGTCGACGGGCAATTCCTCGGTGTCGTCCATCAGGAGAACGTTCTTGAGCTTTCCGACGACGAGTGTCTCTATCTCGTCGGCGAGTTCGGTCCGCGGCAATTCGCGCAGCCGCTGGGGCAGGGTGATCTCGGCAGGTGGCATGAGCGTCATGCAAGCAGCGGCGGCTGACACCGCACTGACGGCCCCGACGGGCCCGTGGCTGGATCAGTCGGGTGTCAGCGACGAGTCAGAAACGGCTGCCACGATCGTGCTGCTTCGAACATCAATTCCCGAATCCCCCGCACGTTCAGGCAATGCCCCGCACCGGCAGACCGACGACCAGACACATTCCGTTTTCCGGAAAGGCTGATGATGCTTCGCGAAGCTGCGCAGGAGGAGAGTGCTCCGGCACCTTCCGGATTGAAGAGTTACGACCTCTACATCGCCGGCAAGGACGTCGCCGGGGACGGCTGGGTCTACACCGTCAGCGGGCGGTCTCTGCTGGAGGACGTCTTCACCA
This window contains:
- a CDS encoding acyl carrier protein, whose translation is MTLMPPAEITLPQRLRELPRTELADEIETLVVGKLKNVLLMDDTEELPVDISYFDLGLTSLRLTEIRQSLEQLLDLSINVNVLFNEPTVSHLVDHLADALSAPATR